Part of the Opisthocomus hoazin isolate bOpiHoa1 chromosome 5, bOpiHoa1.hap1, whole genome shotgun sequence genome, AGCTTCAACTTCTCCTCCATCATCTTGTAGTATTTTAGGGCAGCCTCTTCATCCATATCCGACTCATCTGATGGTTCATCAGCAGTAGCCCGGCCATTGGCAAGCGCAGGAGGacgttttggtttgtttttcttaacatCCAGAGGGAGAAACATCGCAAACTTCTTCTCCTTCCGTAATTTATCTTCCTTCTTATCATAGTAGTTTTTCAAAAGCACACGAACTTGTGAGGATAACTTTTGATCTATAACAGCTAGGTCATTGATTATGTTTCTGTAAGCAACCAGCCGTTCGATAATGGGGTGACTATGAACCGACATCCTCTTGGACTTCAAAACCAAATAGAAGCTGATGTTGGCACAGTAGTTCAAGTAGAGGTGGTACTTGGTCTGCAGATAGCGACTGCCTTTCCCTTGAGGGATAGTGCCATTTTTGACCATTTGCAGCAGCGGGTGCAGTTCGTCCTTGAGCTCCATTAGCTTGACTTCAAAGTCCTCAatcagctgcaggagctctggggaCTCTTGCTTCAatagcttcagctgctgcttcttggaAAGGGCCTGCAAATCCTTGTCAATCTTCTGCCCCTTGCTAtcgtgggttttctgctgctcaGCCACATAGTCCTGGATCACATCCAGCCCGTAATCATCCTCCCCCAAGTCCTGCACCAACCGCCTCTGGATGACTTgagcctcctgctcctcttcctcctcctcagcatcgACTTCTCGATGGCTGCGCTTGCCCTTGGCCTGGGCATCGCTGCCGTAGTCTGTGTCGTAGTAGAGCTGCTTGCGTTGGCCCCAGGAGAGCTCGTGGGGGAGCTTGGTGTCCTGGCGGTGGTCCTCCAAGTCGCTTTCCATGGACAGATctccatcttcatcttcatccccaacctcattttcctcctcctcctcacctgctccatcctcctcctcatctgctccatcctcctcctcacctgcTCCATCCTCTTCTGCACTGTGGTCCACATAAAGACCCGGCCCCtgtacctcctcctcctcttcttcctcaccgtctccatcctcctcctcctcctcgctgtccTCCtcgggcagctgcagccccagcacttcctcctcctcctcctcctcctcgctgtccCCGGCCTCCTCCCCGCTCTCCAGGGCCGCCATCACCTCCCGGAACTGCGCCTCGTGGAAGTCCTCCACCTCCTCCGCCAGCCCCTCGGGGCCCACCCGGCTGccagccgcctcctccccgccatcctcatcctcctcggcGGGGACGGCCGGCGGCCGCAAGACGGTGCCGCGCCGGGTCCTCATGGCTCCGCTCCGGCGCTTCCGCTTCCGCCTCCTGCGCCCCTTCCGCTCTCCACGACTTCCCCTTGCAGCCCCGCCCGGGGGCCGGGACAGGATCCGGCGGGGTTGGCGGGCGGAGCCGGCTGGGGCCGCAGAGCCTGATGGCGGCCAGCGGAGCCGCTGCTGCGTCGTTTGGGTGTCGGGAGGGCGGCGGAGCGTGCCTCTGCCGTGAGGCTGCTGGTGGA contains:
- the UTP3 gene encoding something about silencing protein 10, with amino-acid sequence MRTRRGTVLRPPAVPAEEDEDGGEEAAGSRVGPEGLAEEVEDFHEAQFREVMAALESGEEAGDSEEEEEEEEVLGLQLPEEDSEEEEEDGDGEEEEEEEVQGPGLYVDHSAEEDGAGEEEDGADEEEDGAGEEEEENEVGDEDEDGDLSMESDLEDHRQDTKLPHELSWGQRKQLYYDTDYGSDAQAKGKRSHREVDAEEEEEEQEAQVIQRRLVQDLGEDDYGLDVIQDYVAEQQKTHDSKGQKIDKDLQALSKKQQLKLLKQESPELLQLIEDFEVKLMELKDELHPLLQMVKNGTIPQGKGSRYLQTKYHLYLNYCANISFYLVLKSKRMSVHSHPIIERLVAYRNIINDLAVIDQKLSSQVRVLLKNYYDKKEDKLRKEKKFAMFLPLDVKKNKPKRPPALANGRATADEPSDESDMDEEAALKYYKMMEEKLKLKRKRTKDQDILEEEAELEGEDPNKKRGVTYQMIKNKGLTPRRKKIDRNPRVKHREKFRRAKIRRKGQVREVRRELQRYAGEPSGIRAGVKKSRKLQ